In the genome of Dermacentor andersoni chromosome 3, qqDerAnde1_hic_scaffold, whole genome shotgun sequence, one region contains:
- the Sfxn1-3 gene encoding sideroflexin-3 produces the protein MQTRINIDEPRWDQSTYWGRARHFFTVTNPLNLLCTGRELEESREIVTRYRKGEMLPGLTEEKLWHAKHIYDSAFHPDTGEKVTLIGRMSAQVPMNMTITGCMLTFYKTTPQVIFWQWVNQSFNAVVNYSNRSGDSPIPLSTLGFSYVLATGGALGTALGLNSLVKSLPPLVGRFVPFCAVAAANCVNIPMMRMREINHGIPVVDDNGNRLGESKVAAKWAIAMVVLSRVGMAAPGMVFPPIVMNTLERKGVLQRYPWIGAPLQVGLCGLMLVFATPLCCAIFPQKSYIEVSHLEPELQEVIKKLPSPPTRVYYNKGL, from the coding sequence ATGCAGACGCGCATCAACATCGATGAGCCCCGCTGGGACCAGAGCACATATTGGGGCCGGGCGCGGCACTTTTTCACAGTGACCAACCCCCTCAATCTGTTGTGCACGGGtcgcgagctcgaggagtcgcGCGAAATCGTCACGCGCTACCGCAAGGGCGAGATGCTGCCGGGATTGACGGAAGAGAAACTCTGGCATGCCAAACACATCTACGACTCGGCGTTCCATCCGGACACTGGCGAGAAGGTGACGCTGATTGGCCGTATGTCGGCCCAGGTGCCCATGAACATGACGATCACGGGCTGCATGCTCACCTTCTACAAGACCACACCGCAAGTGATCTTCTGGCAGTGGGTCAACCAGTCGTTCAACGCGGTTGTCAACTACTCGAACCGCAGCGGAGATTCTCCCATACCCTTGTCGACGCTGGGTTTCTCGTATGTGTTAGCGACCGGCGGTGCTTTAGGAACCGCGCTGGGTCTGAACAGTCTCGTGAAGTCGCTTCCGCCGCTCGTTGGTCGGTTCGTGCCGTTCTGTGCCGTGGCGGCGGCCAACTGCGTGAACATCCCCATGATGCGGATGCGCGAGATCAATCACGGAATTCCCGTAGTTGACGACAACGGCAACCGCCTCGGCGAGTCCAAGGTGGCCGCAAAGTGGGCCATCGCAATGGTCGTCCTCTCCAGGGTGGGCATGGCCGCTCCCGGCATGGTATTCCCGCCGATTGTGATGAACACGCTCGAGAGGAAAGGCGTGCTGCAGCGCTACCCGTGGATCGGCGCTCCCCTGCAAGTGGGCCTGTGCGGCCTGATGCTGGTGTTCGCGACACCCCTGTGTTGTGCCATCTTTCCACAGAAGAGCTACATTGAAGTTAGCCACTTGGAACCGGAGTTGCAGGAGGTCATCAAAAAGCTGCCCAGTCCTCCGACGAGGGTGTATTATAACAAGGGGCTCTGA